A single window of Flavobacterium aestivum DNA harbors:
- a CDS encoding transglutaminase-like domain-containing protein, whose protein sequence is MNADNLLHRTLLGGQEYEPLFPKVSSKRTYLGNGNTFVTVQFMQKWIAKHNYQTKKIAKLLQKDTLKETCDSIYWFLYHHIQYKADTQNQDLQSPSYAFEHRAIGMDCKSYSVFASCILLNLGIRHYIRQIKQPSWKPELFTHVYVIVPLNQETADIKDGYFIIDATTSNNREPIYTMAEDTEVNLPHYGLNAPRSTRKGFAKKTKTFSKKESNLGIYAVIGGIIGGVFVFGKKN, encoded by the coding sequence ATGAATGCAGATAACTTGTTACACAGAACTTTATTAGGCGGTCAAGAGTATGAGCCGTTGTTCCCCAAGGTTAGCTCAAAAAGAACCTACCTAGGCAACGGCAATACTTTTGTAACTGTTCAATTCATGCAGAAATGGATAGCAAAGCACAATTATCAAACAAAGAAAATTGCAAAGCTTTTGCAAAAGGACACATTGAAAGAAACATGCGATAGTATTTACTGGTTCCTATATCACCATATTCAGTATAAAGCCGATACGCAGAACCAAGACTTACAAAGTCCTTCTTATGCATTCGAGCATCGCGCAATAGGAATGGATTGTAAATCATATTCCGTTTTCGCGAGTTGCATATTGCTTAATTTAGGAATTAGGCACTATATCCGACAAATAAAACAGCCGAGTTGGAAACCTGAATTATTTACCCACGTGTATGTGATAGTGCCATTAAATCAAGAAACAGCAGACATAAAAGACGGTTATTTCATCATAGATGCAACCACCAGTAATAACAGAGAACCGATATATACAATGGCAGAAGATACCGAAGTTAATTTACCGCATTATGGGTTAAACGCTCCTAGGTCTACCCGTAAAGGGTTTGCGAAGAAAACTAAAACCTTTTCAAAAAAAGAATCAAACCTAGGGATTTATGCCGTCATAGGCGGAATTATAGGCGGTGTGTTTGTTTTTGGAAAAAAAAATTAA